In Pyrus communis chromosome 11, drPyrComm1.1, whole genome shotgun sequence, the sequence TAGGAACTATTGTATTAGGTTAATCCCTTGGAAGGCCCACTAGGTTTCTAAACCTTTGCATCAGGTGAATGCGGTGCTATTGTCACTTTGTTTGtgtggcaaatcttggtataatATCAAACCCAGTTCGTGTAATCTTCAAATATTCTAATAACCTGTCAGTGCATTCTCCCCAGGTCACAGATCAAAATCTAGATGTTTGGAAGAACTCACCTGCATGTGTACCAGATGCATTGCGCCATTATTATTATCAGTATCTTTCATCCACTACTGAGGCTGCTGAGGTAATTCCTAGGATATGTGATGTTGGCAAGTTTCTGAAGTTCTATATACAGACTTTTACCATGCTTCCCCGACCTTGTTAGACAAGGGCTTCCAAGCTTTTCACTTGCTTCTGCTTTTGTGGATGTGGCCTGTGTCCTTTAGCATATTTGTTGTATGTTTATTACTTAGGTATCACAAAAAAGCTTAGCCATTGGAAATTAACTAAATCAGAAATTAATGTTTCATTAGTTTCAGGCTATTGGTAATTCTATCTAGTAATCCGTGTCTAGCACTTTGGAAGTCTGAGGTAACACCACGACCACAACTAAACTCATCTCTTTTACTTTCTGATGTGCTGAAAACATTCGTTATTTATGTTTGCTATTTTTTTCCTCTAAAACGATGGCTATGAAGCATATCAAACTGTAGATCTGTGGGTTGtgaaattttccttaagttttgCTCTTAAATTATTTCTCAATATGTACCGTGCTTTTCcttattttctgctttttttgCAACAACACATATTATGGATGAGTACTGTCTCGGCTTAAGACTtgaagttaattaattaattactgaaACTTTGCAGGTTCTACTCCAatgtaggattttttttttctttttctaaactCAACATAAATACTTTGCTATATACAGGAAAAAATTTCCATGCTTCGAGAAATTGAGTTGTTatcgaaagaaaaagagagtcTACACCTTGACAAGCTATCCTTACTTAAAAACAAAGATTTGGCTGAAGGCCAAATAAGTACACTAAGCAAATCATTGGAAGCTATTCAGAAGGACCTTAAAGACAAAGAAAACCTTGTAAGTCCCTTTACTACACTGCATTGAGATGTTAtctaatgaaaaatcatatgtAAGAAAATAATACACCCTTTAATTCAGGTACAAGATTTGAAACAGTCCTTGGAACACCAGAGAAAGGAGCTCAATGATTGTAGAGTTGAAGTCACTGCATTGAAAATGCACATTGAAGGTTATTGTTCTGGAAGGAATATAGGAGCTGCTGATGCTGATCAAATCCAACCTCTTTCCTTGGAAAGATACAAGGAAGAAATTAAATCATTGCAGATGGAACTAGAAAGtttaaaatccaaaaacacAAAAGCTCATGATTTTTCAGAGACCACCAATTTTGAAAAAGAGTATGTGCAAATGGAAGAAAAGGTTGTTGTCGTTGATGAAGATAAAAGTGTAATCCCACCAGTTGATGTAGAATCAAAAGTTgtggaaaaggaagaagatcAGTCTCTGGCTGCTCAAAGTTTTCATGATAACACAGTTGAACCGAAGGAAGTTTCACATGAGGTCTCTGTTGGTGTTTTAAGTGATAGTAGTACCTTGGTGAATGGTGATAACGTCTCCAAACAAAATGATGAACCATCATTAGACCGCAGCCTACATCTAACGTCAGAGAATCTTAGTCCTGAAAATGTTTCCGAGAAAAGGGCAAGTTTCTTTTACATTTCTTTTATTGCATCAATGCCTTTATAGGAGGACCGGATCAgacatgtttttctttttccaggGTTGGCTCTTCTTTTGATATCTACCCTGGCACAtccctttttcttttcgttttggATGGGACAACCATCTAAATTTTGAATAATAGAACATAGAGTGATTTTTTAGAAGCTTTGGAACTGCCCTTCCCTTCTATTCCTTTTCTAAAGTTATGCTTATATTTTACAGGGCCTAGAGACCATTCAGATCCTTGCTGATGCTTTGCCGAAGATTGTTCCTTATGTTTTGATCAACCATCGGGAGgtttgcttcttttactttttcatatgtacatatatattatatttatatatgtgtgtgtgtgtgtgtgtgtgtgtgtgtgtgtaaatatattattattgttattatcaTTGTATGTATGGATCTTTAAATTTATCCTTTAATAGAacgatatatttttattttttttattggttatgCATTCACAGGAGCTTCTTCCCCTAATCATGTGTGCGATTGAACGCCATCCAGATAGCAGCACTCGGGATTCCTTAACCCACACATTGTTTAACCTAATCAAACGCCCAGATGAGCAGCAGAGAAGAATTATAATGGATGTAGGCTAATATTCGAAGTACCACATTATTTGTAATATAGCTGTGTTGTTTTGGACTTGTTTCTGAATCTTTAACTGCATTTCAGGCATGTGTTAACCTTGCTAAGAATGTAGGAGAGATGAGAACAGAAACAGAATTACTTCCCCAGTGTTGGGAACAAGTAAGTTTGAGCCCCACCTTGAGAGGATCTTGTCTAGCCTTTTCGTATTTCtgattagtttttcttatgTTTCTCTGGTTTGTTGGTTGCAGATAAATCATATGTATGAGGAACGCAGGCTGCTAGTTGCTCAATCATGTGGAGAGCTTGCAGAGTTTGTCCGGCCTGAGATTCGTGATTCTCTTATATTGTCCATTGTTCAACAACTTATAGAAGATTCTGCAACTGTTGTCCGGGAGGCTGCTGCACATAATCTTGCATTGCTGCTTCCACTCTTCCCAACCATGGACAAATATTTCAAGGTCAGCCTCACTAATATGCTTCAGAGGCTCTCATGGAGAGGAATTCTGACTTGACAGAAATGGCTACAATGTAAGCTCTAGAACAGGTTGATGCCACATGGTCTAGGGAATGGAGAATTTTCTCCTCATAATATGATGACTGACAAGAAATAAATGGATAAAGTAGTCAAGGATCTTCTCCAATATTTTactgtatttttatttataggtCGAGGAGTTGATGTTCCAATTGGTCTGTGATCCCTCTGGAGTGGTGGTGGAAACGACGCTTAAGCAATTAGTCCCTGCAGTAAACAAGTGGGGAAACAAATTAGACCATATCTTAAGAGTTCTACTCTGTCATATATCAAGCTCTGTTCAGGTCGGTTTCTGTTTGATTATATTTTCCACTTATGACTAAGGTATTTCTAATGATACTTTCTTTAATTTGCATCCTTGTGACATTGTAGCGCTGTCCTCCTCTTTCGGGCGTCGAAGGTTCTGTGGAGTCACATCTTCGTGTTTTAGGTGAACGAGAACGCTGGAATGTTGATGTTTTACTACGAATGCTAGAGGAAATTCTTCCGTATGTGCACCAGAAAGCAATTGAGAAGTGCCCAGTTTCTTCTGATCCCGAAACAACTGGAACAATATTTTCCATATCTTTCCTTGAATTGTATGCAGGGTAagctcttttctcttttttccttttttttttattttactttgttatatattcttttttcaGGCCTGTCTACTATTTTCTGACAGAACATAGCCGTTTGACTTGTGTCTTTAGGTAGTGATATTGTTAAATTGATTTACTATTACTGCTTATGAGAATTTTGTTATCTCGGTAGTGGACATATTCAATTGCCTGCATTTGAGTGGCTACATGTCGACTGCTTTCCTGCTTTAATACGGCTTGCATGCTTGTTACCTCCAAAAGAGGACAATTTGCGAAACCAAATCACCAAGGTATCTTTCTCTGTCCTTGGTGTCTTTTTTATATTACATCATCAACAATACTTTATTAATTGTTTCTGATCTAAATGTTGGTAATGCAGTTTCTATTGGCTGTATCAGAACTCTACGGGGATTCTTATTTGACACACATAATGCTGCCTGTATTCTTGTTAGCTGTTGGGGAAGAAGCTGAATTGGCATTTTTCCCATCTGCAACGCATTCCGGAATCAAAGGTAATAACTTTAAAGTTACTTGAAATCCTTTTCACACCTGTGTTGTGTGTGCTCTTAATTGTGGATATTATCTAAATAACAGGTTTAAGGCCAAGAACGGCTGTGGCTAAGAGATTGGCTACTATGTGTGTCCTACCTCTTCTCTTGGCCGGTGTTTTGGGAGGTCCAAGCAAGCACAAACAATTAGCGGAGTACCTGAGAAAGTTATTAGTTGTAGGTGTTCCAAATCAATCTACGAAGTGCAATGCTGAGATTGTTGATGCTGTTCGCTTCCTTTGGTTAGTAAAGCAATAAATACCTTTTACGATTAACTTTTTGTAACTTAATTTTGACTGAATGGCTTTCCATAATGCAGCACATTTAAAGATCATCACGGTATGATATTTAATTTACTCTGGGAAATGGTTGTCAGCTCCAACATAGATATGAAAATAAATGCTGCCAATCTGTTGAAAGTCATTGTAAGTCTATCCATTCTTGGAGTCCTAATTTCTTTATGCGTCTGATtaagaaataattaattggtTTCCTTCCTTTATAGGTTCCATATATCGATGCGAAAGTTGCATCTACTCATATATTACCTGCCCTAGTTACCCTGGGTTCTGACCAAAACTTGAGTGTGAAGTATGCAAGCATAGATTCCTTTGGAGCAGTGGCCCAACATTTTAGAAATGACATGGTATGAGTTCTCTACCTTCTGCAATTAAGATATTAGCTTACTTAATCGAACAGTTTTCATACATCTGGCTGACCAAAATAAACCTCCCAGATTGTTGATAAGATACGTGTTCAAATGGATGCTTTTCTTGAAGATGGATCTCATGAAGCTGCCATTGCTGTGGTTCGTGCATTAGTGGTTGCTGTACCACATACAACGGATAGACTTAAAGATTATATCCTCTACATGCTTACTGAAAATTACTAGTAGCACATTTTCAGCAACATGTTCATAAG encodes:
- the LOC137707695 gene encoding uncharacterized protein, whose product is MDVERSSLCNCVVNFLLEENYLLTAFELLHELLDDGRDDQAIRLKEFFADSSQFPPDQISRFNSLRVADPQCLLEEKEAVEEKLAISEYELRLAQEDISKLKAELQKKAEAPSNDLRDSNANVSLNNGPEFQRQKRDVSFSDLGPLKDNERRDLNCAVKEYLLVGGYRLTAMTFFEEVTDQNLDVWKNSPACVPDALRHYYYQYLSSTTEAAEEKISMLREIELLSKEKESLHLDKLSLLKNKDLAEGQISTLSKSLEAIQKDLKDKENLVQDLKQSLEHQRKELNDCRVEVTALKMHIEGYCSGRNIGAADADQIQPLSLERYKEEIKSLQMELESLKSKNTKAHDFSETTNFEKEYVQMEEKVVVVDEDKSVIPPVDVESKVVEKEEDQSLAAQSFHDNTVEPKEVSHEVSVGVLSDSSTLVNGDNVSKQNDEPSLDRSLHLTSENLSPENVSEKRGLETIQILADALPKIVPYVLINHREELLPLIMCAIERHPDSSTRDSLTHTLFNLIKRPDEQQRRIIMDACVNLAKNVGEMRTETELLPQCWEQINHMYEERRLLVAQSCGELAEFVRPEIRDSLILSIVQQLIEDSATVVREAAAHNLALLLPLFPTMDKYFKVEELMFQLVCDPSGVVVETTLKQLVPAVNKWGNKLDHILRVLLCHISSSVQRCPPLSGVEGSVESHLRVLGERERWNVDVLLRMLEEILPYVHQKAIEKCPVSSDPETTGTIFSISFLELYAGGHIQLPAFEWLHVDCFPALIRLACLLPPKEDNLRNQITKFLLAVSELYGDSYLTHIMLPVFLLAVGEEAELAFFPSATHSGIKGLRPRTAVAKRLATMCVLPLLLAGVLGGPSKHKQLAEYLRKLLVVGVPNQSTKCNAEIVDAVRFLCTFKDHHGMIFNLLWEMVVSSNIDMKINAANLLKVIVPYIDAKVASTHILPALVTLGSDQNLSVKYASIDSFGAVAQHFRNDMIVDKIRVQMDAFLEDGSHEAAIAVVRALVVAVPHTTDRLKDYLLSKIFQLTATPPSSDLMRGRERANAFCEAIRALDATDISATSVRDFLMPAIQNLFRDSDALDPAHKEALEIIMKERSVGTFDTISKVMGAGLASSVSSFFGEGGLLGKKESPEATPEPVESPKAAPSPPAEDTRLRRIMRGNFTDMIRGKAKGPEETQNQ